The Anastrepha ludens isolate Willacy chromosome 2, idAnaLude1.1, whole genome shotgun sequence DNA window TTTTTGATCCACTTAGTGCCCTAACCTCTACAGTTTCATATTTTGCACTCACCGAACCTTTTAACCCGGCTCTACTTTACCTACCTACGTATGCTAGTAATTGCCAGCATTTATCGTCAGCTATTAAATCATAATTGTTAATGTATGGGTATTAATGTGGAGGGCACGCGTTGGCCGCCTTTTTTAGCGGAATCGCTCCAATTGGACATGAAATAACTTAACTGCTCAAGTACTTTCTTatgcatatatacttatgtagGCTTGTAAAAATGTTCGAAAAGTAATTGGagctattaatttattttaattggttcTGTTATAATTGTGTGTAAAGAGCTCTGTAAACATTATTAAAAGTAATAAGGAAATTCGATAAtcgaattttaaatgatttgtttgttttcataaGTACTTCAAACTATACGAaaagcaccaacaacaacaaataatgtAAAGCGCCGGCTTTAATTTTTCGAACCATTATCGTTGGTAGAAATGtcctcatatacatatatattttactgTTAAAAACGAAACGGTTTTATTCTTGGGTCTTCATCCCTTTTCCAGGTACATCTTCCATACAAGTCTTGCCTATTTGTTTGTTGGTCTGTAGTAGAGTTCTCGTTTTTGTTCCAACTTTTTCGAACAAtccgggcgtatgagcaacgagTAGCCGCACACCTGTCCGGTGCTCATTACTCGTAAGTTTTCAAGCTTGAATTCGAGTTTTTTCGAGTTATTTGTGCGTtgcttattttcaatattttgacttttttaccagcattaatttttaaagttttgcaaataatttaaacaGAGTAGAAGGAAACACATTTAAATTAATGCTCccacagaaaattgaaaatttttctctaCATAGATGTTCAAATTGCACAAAAGCTTCAAAATTTCGACCAAGTACTTGAGCACCTGACCAATGAACGAAGTTCGAGCGAGTATGCAGCTATTCGCACTGCTCGATATCCGGGTATCTAGAGATCGATTGAGCTCGAATACGAGTACATTTTTGTTCTTAACTTTAATACAGTGGCCAAGCAAACTTAACCTAACTTACTTCGCAGCCAACGAAACGTCCTCGGTAGCGTAAATGTTCttctatttctcttttttttctttacccgctttatctttatttccttcttttttctttttcctcttttcccttttcttaatttttcatcttcttcttattattatttcttcttcttaatactATTTATATCTTTCTTTCTGTCCCTCTGTTATtctgcttttttctttttatttttcatcccCATTTTCTGGTTCTTTTTCTTATCTTTCTTCTTTCCATGTTTAATTTCTTCTTGCACTCATTTGTCTTCTTTTCTTCCTCTTTCTGTCCCTTTTCCATTTCGTATCCTTGTCCATTTccgttttgttttcgttttatttttctcttcttcttctttttcatctttaaatttacttcttcctttttcctttttttctaattttttttcctttccttcatctttttattcttcttttttcttcttttttttttcttcttctttttctttttcttttcctttttatttttcttttccttttcctttttatttttctctttattattttttttattttctttttccatttccctttccctttttattttcttcattatctTTTTGTTAGTCTTCTTTTGTCCCCTTTCTTTTCTTAGCATTTCCTTTTCtccttccttttccttttcctttccgTTTCATTTTCCATATTATTTTCGttccattttttccttttcttttttttccgtTTCCATTTCCATTATCATTTCCTTGCCCGCACCCTTTTCCTTCTCTATTTCCTTTTCTGTACCCGTttcttttctgaaaatattgtttttttctccttttttcttttccttttctttttccttttcactttctctttcctttttcttttccattttttcctttttttccttttcattttcattttcattttcattttcctttccattttccattttattttcgttccgtttttttcttttccatttaaATTTCCATTTCCTTCCCCTTCCCCCTTCTCTTTTCCTTctcttttccttcttttttccTTCTCTATTTCCTTCGATATTTCCTTCGCTATTTCCTTCGCTATTTTCTTCGCTATTTCCTTCGCTATTTCCTTCGCTATTTCCTTCCCTATTTCCTTTTCCGttaccttttccttttccttttagtttttcctcttccttttccttttccttttccttttccttttccttttccttttccttttccttttccttttccttttccttttcctcttccttttccttttcctcttccttttccttttccttttagttcttccttttccttttcctcttccttttccttttccttttccttttccttttccttttccttttccttttccttttccttttccttttccttttccttttccttttccttttccttttccttttccttttccttttccttttccttttcctcttccttttccttttccttttccttttagtttttcctcttccttttccttttccttttccttttagtTTTTCCTCTTCCTTTTCCGTTTCCGTTTAGTTTTTCctcttccttttccttttccttttgcttttccttttgcttttccttttcttttcgttttagTTTTCCTTTTCCTattcattttcttttcattttcattttccttttcattatcctttttttcatattccattttattttcgttacgttttttccttttcctttcgtctttccttttcctctttCTTTTACTTGCTCATTTCCTTTTCCTTCtttatttccttttcattttcCTGTTCCTTtctgaaaatattgtttttttccgCATTTTTCTTTCCTTTGCCTTGccctttttccttttatttttctccatttttttcctttcttctctCTCTTTATGTGTATTTCTCCTTATGCTTCCGCGTCTTCATTTTGGTCCCATTAGAATTCTAAGCAATTTCAGCCGGATTCAGCAAATTATCTCAGTAGGTTTTTTTTGTCATGCTAACTGGCGCCGATCAGCAACGCGGAGTGAAACCTTGTTCTACTCCACTTGAGAGCTCTCACAGTCCTCTGCACCCACTAGAAGGTACTGTATCGTATACTTTAAGAGCTAAATCGTTCACACTCATTCATTAGACTTGCCTTTGCAGTGCGAAGAAGGTCTTTCTCGTTAGATTTTAGTACCACTctagcactcctcaagtagcactaaaacaTCACCATTATGAGACCACCAGCAGGAAGATATCTATAGTCAactagagctgttgatataatggagaagattgatgggattcagGTTGGCGCACTATCTCAAACtgccgaagaaaggagcacccagtgactttAATCGTCTGGCTGCCAAACCCGCACATTTATGGAGAAAgttctcaacagtctccttcttagaaaggtccccacagcttctgcaatgtaagctaaatggtaaacctggcatttccgcgtgtgtgctaatcgtccaatgaccggtaaacacatcTACGAGATTACAAACTTCATGACGTGAAGTccccagaactttctgagtTCTCCGTCCATTGTACTGGGGTtaaagtgttttcgaaatagtacaAGAAGAAATGGATCTCGATTTCTTATGCGCTCTTAGTCCTGTGTCCTTAGTCCTTTGAGAGCAAACATTTTCTTTGTCACCCTGCCCCAACTTTTTAACTTGGTCTGAAAGTAGCGCTGAAACTGtttcgaattttctcttttctttttgccTTTACTTTGGAGCGGCGTAACAGATATCTGGATTCAAGGaatacaaaactttaaatttttctttttgaagccTACTGTCACCTTGAAATTACCGTATAATACGACCCCTTGCAATGTGTATATCAGAAAAGGTATGACTCaagagattagattagattagtttACTTTGAGGCTTGCACATCGACCTTATGGTTTTTTGTGCCCTCTGCTCATCACAGTatctcatccagacccagttcccatATTAAATTCAAGATAGCGCcgggttggattgagcgtatgtgcctttcttcggGCTGCAGTTAGCCAatatgtctcaaccttctccgcacTATAGCGCTACATGCAAAAAGAAGATGCCTTGGATTCTCCTAGATTCCGTCGCAGAAACGAGAAAATTCAGTGGACCATAGTCCAACCATGTGCAGGCAGATGATTGTGCAgtctgcagtgacctgtgagaTTGCCCATGGACATTCTCAGTTGTGTAGTGAGTTTTTAAACCTCGTTTGGTTGTACCGTCTCAATAAAGATTTCACCTAGTGTAGCcacatagtttggtgccagctaaTCTTCCTTAACCTTAGCTCTTCACTGCTAAGCTTCgctttgatggtgtgttgtcgtCAAATGCTATTGTGCCTTCTTAGTagattcagtttctcgatacacttaAGAGCCGGTGAGAGCTTGGTCTTACAGGATGATAGAGTCTTGGGTGCCGCCTGACTATCGCTaagaatggcaattcgctcattccaaaaaattttgtctaagtttatctctgcacatagacagaaGGCATACATATgcgcttggaagatgcttggaaaactatCCATTGGCACAGAATGCTAGGTTCTTGGGTCATATGCGCCTATGTCTTCTGGTGTtttcgagccatctgtgtaccagtgcAAGTACACTCATGGAGTTTCCTTTCCtttcgagccatctgtgtaccagtgcAGCTACACTCCTGGGGTTTCATTTCCAAAGTAGTTCTACTCCAGTTTAACTTGTCGTTCAGCTCAATGCTGAACTCCTTTGGCTCACCAAAAACATATAGCAAAAATTAGAGAGATCTTTTAACATCAGTTGATAGACTTTATGAGCAAATATTACAATACTTGTGAGTTCATTtggtgatatttatttatttttccagcaacatttttttacttttcaaatatcaaataaaaatttactccTCAAATCAatcatatcaaattttttatttatttttttgtggtagGTCACTAGTTTTGTAGGCAGCAAGCGGTAGAAATTTAGATGCCTTCTTTCTCCTCAACTTTAAAGTTTCCTCCAAAACTGTCCTCTATATTTTATTCACTCATATTCAGCAGCAACGCCAGCAGGCTGTAGGCATTGTTCATGGTCTATAGgacaataaaaaaagcaaaggaGGTTTACTAACTTAATTCTGCAAGTATTACtcgtaaaaatcaatttttaatgacCTTCGTAAAGATGGGTAGCCCTACAATGAAGAAATTTCCAGCTTTAATACGCGCGGGTTGCTTCAGCAGCTCCATAAAGAGATTCATTTGCTTGCGCGTTGCCGGCGAAAATTCCTCCCAATTGCTGCTGTATATGCAGGTTGTCAGTGCATCCGAATTTATGGTAATCTCATTGGCAAAGTAACATGGCAGGAATATTTGCAACGTCAGTACGCTGGCAAATTGCAACATGGCTAAAAATTGGCCTGGATTTTCGCTGATTTGCATCtgcaaagcaaagcaaagtaAAGTAGAGTAAAGTAAAGAGGCCGGCATCCAGGCCGGGTTACAAAAGCAAACTTTTTGTGCACTATATTGCATTTCAGCTGATGCAGTGTCCATAGagacatacacgcatacatacatacatacacatatatagacACATCTAtgatacatgcatacttacgTTTTGTAGACGATAGGCGCTAAGGCATAAAATCAAGGCGCTGAGCAAAATTTGCACCATAATGGGGAAGGACACCAGCGACTCACATTGCGACGTCAACCTGAATTTTTGCACAAAGTAGCAAAGATTTTAGCTTTTTACCCAACAGAATGGCATCGCTATCAGTGCAAATTTCCAATAAACAGCGACAGTTACAAAGCAACtctgccaccaccaccacccctTTCCCCCGTCACGTAATATAGAACTACTTACCGCTTGACCTTTTTGTGTAACTCGATGATGGCTATCAGCTGTGCGACGGCAAAAGGTTCGCGCAAATGCTGCAATGCCATTAGGCGTATGCCAATTAACTTGTATAAGAGCGCCACGTGAAACAGGTAATAGCACAGCATCATATCCATGGTCACGTTTGAGATGCAAGTAAGCGACATCGCTACCAGCTCATACCCATAGGCATACCAATAATTGTGCGCATTGTGCCATTCGAATGGCAGCCAATAGTCGTAGGGCAAGTTGTAGCCATTCACGAGTAGTGTTGCGCCGAAAGCAGTCAAAAGCACACCCACACCGCCACCAATATAGCAGATTGCGATGCGCTCAAACAGCCACTGCTGCTGTCGCCAGCACTCACGTTCCTCCTCATTACGCAATGCATAGCTGCTGCCATAGCTGATCTCGTGCATAAAGTGCCAGGCGGCGTGTTCCACGCGCCAGAAATTCACAGCGAGCGCCATCATGCCCAGCTCGGTGATGGAGATGTAGAGTATGTCATCGGCGCGTTCCCAACGCGTCAACGCTTCGATCCACATGAGCGTATTGTAGGTGAAGGTGAGCGGCAAATGCAGCAGATAGCCATAGTAGTGTGCCAGCGAGCGGCGGCGACGCGGATGTTGGCTGTCATCTCTTGAATGCGGCTTGCCGATCGGCCACAATCCCATGCCTTGGAGCAGACGCATTAGTGTGCGTGCTGCTCTCATGCTTACTTGCCCTGTAGCGGATGGTGGCGCCATTTGGAGTTGCGTTGGTAATGCCttgcaataaattttgtgaagtCCTTTATATAGTCAAATTAATCGTCTATGGACACCTCTACTCTACTATgttagtttttatatttgaaatgccGCACACATCTAGAAATAATGTGATTGAATTGGCGAATGTGAGTATTAATTAGTGTTCGCTGTTGTGTCCTTGACTGTCTGGCACGTGTaggcattttgtaattttactcATATCAAAAATTTGAACGAAGCAGCTTTGAGAAAATGGCTTCTCGGTAGTAAAATGGGCAAACATTTTGTTTAAGAGGAATGGCAAATTACACTATGCAAGCAGAAAATTTGGGCATAGGTTTTGTAAGTTGATTTGAATAGCTATTTGCAAAAAGCTAAAACTGAAGCAAACTCTCGTGTACCTACACTCTCGAAAACTGGAGTCAATTTGAGAAAACGAGGAACACAATAGAATTGAGAGGGCCACAAAAAACTTCGAAAATTTGATtgcacgcttctagtgtttaagatgtacgtacgatccgaggacccaacatcgactcggatcattacctcttTGCAGCCAAGCtacgcacccgcctctgtgcagcaaaaaacgtacatctacttacgcaaagaatgttcgacatcgaaaagctgcaatcacaacagacagccagaagattcgccactcgattatcactcctgctctcagagagtactgcccaacaaaccggcatgcacgagcaatggagcccGAAAAagcagttggtacgacgagtcCGATGTCCTCCTGCCGCAGAAaaaaaagatgctgcctatagagccacgctgcggtcggacgcaacgcgagccatgaaAGGTTCGCTACTgaaagctaagaaaggaagagagatgtGTTATCCGAAGAAGAAagaagaggccgaaatacgtgagtgcaaaGACCTTGAGATGCTAGCCAAAAGGGAAAACGCtcgaaaatttcaaggccaggcgtttttctgtaaaaacaaaaacgatgaTCTGGTCATTGAGCgtgcttaaattatggagggaacacttctcgaatttCTAAATAGTgggagctgcgcatgtcacggAGAATGCGAAGGCCGCGGAATtccaatcgttgacgatggaaccgtcgttccgctacccgaccatgacgatgtgagaatagcgataactcGACTAAAGTACAACAAAGCCGTGGGAGTTGACGAGCAGCCGGTTGAGCTATCCAAACTTGACGGCGCGGATTTGGTAAGGAGAAAAATAAGGTCGGATTAAAGCATGCATGCCGATTAGAATTTAAATGTGCACTGCCTAATATATAGGAAGGGTGAACTTGCAAAGCCTTCTAAGTATCGCGAacatattgtgtgaaagactgaagTCCACcaccaaccaactgattggaccttatcagtgcgcCTTTCCACTTGAGCCATTTACAATCGACCAGATGTTCACAGAACGCCAAGCCTTGGAAAGGGCCCATGGAAGGAGAATTGACACACCATATTTTCTTCGATTTTAAATCTGAATTTgacagtacgaaaagaagtTGCCTATAAGCCGGGATGCCTCAATTTGGTATTCCtctaaaactaatacggctatgcaaaacgaggttgctcaacaccagcagcaccgtcagaattggggaGGACATTTCCGAGCTGttcgataccaaacgaggtttcagacagggtgactcgctcgACTATCCGCGCAACGCTGTACATAAAATGAGCCACTCCGTATTAAAGAAATGTTAGCTGCAAAAAAGTCAACGCAATCCTCTTAactcctgtacggcagcgaaacATGGGGAGATGCGCTAAATTGTAaaaccaagcgcaaagcactggaggctgtacTTCGATCAGCGGCACTCTGAGTAGCTTTAGCCTACCGCATTGTCTTTGGCCCTGCAGTCTTTGTGATCAACGGGGAGATACCCGTCGTCCTCATGAcccgggaacgaatggatgcgtaGGAATCCAAGAAGAAACATGTCATCACTAGTGTCGAGGAATGGCTGTGCGAATCCATGCTGCCGCGGCAATGCCGATAGGACTGAACCGAGTGGTAGATGGATGGACGTTGAAAGTCATTCCATCAATGGGCAAATGGACCCAAAAGAGCTTCAGGGAGGTGAGGTAAGGTAAGTGACCCgaggtgcatatactgcgaatcGATGATGTTGAACACACGTGTTTCAGTTgtaacagatggctcgcggaaagaaatgctctgagggagcagattggcgacatcgcgccgaCCAACGTGATCGACAAGATGCTTCAACGCGAGGATAACTGGAATGCGGTTAAGAGATACGTCGAAGACGTTTTGCGCAGAAAACAGATAGGCCttaacacagtgcaacaaagcgaaaccTCACAGATAGAGACATAAGAGGACGAGCCTacagcatgaaagctggctacaaatgcGGTGGACGCAGACGTGGATGAATAGAACTGGTGCATTGCATGAAAGTCCTTCTGGATACTCACGAAGTAATGCACAAAGTAGTCTCcgcagaagaggaggagggattaCAAAACAGACCGATAATTACTGGGTAGGCCAGTGTGCAGACAGACAATCAACGACATTCAGCGAGAggctcttatatatatatatatataattggcgcgtacacccgttttaggtgcttggcggagctcctcctcctatttgtggtgtgcgtccacaaatggagggacctacagtttcaagctgactccgaaccgcagatatttctatgaggagcttttccaaggcagaaatacactcggaggtttgccattgcttgccgaggggcgaccgctattagaaaatattttcttaattttggtgtttcaccgagactcgaacctacgttctctcttggAATTCCGAATTTAGTcccacaccaacccattcataagctcccgacccccgaatgacgtcatcggagtccaaccattacccattgcagatgaagagctccaactttccCGAGAGTCCcacgtaaccttggcacaactacgttctggatactgtagcaggttaaactcctacttatccagaattgactgcgacataccaaacaaatgtccggcatgtgaaggcacccggCACGACACAAACCagcttttcacatgccccatcaaactcacTCATCTAGCACCCCTCTTTctctctctggacccaacctgtcgaaacagaaaGTTTCctaggcctaccgttagatgagctaccTTTAGATGCGCCTACCTCTAGATGAGAACGGGGACgtccggtgattacactacactgacagggtaaagttactgctacaacaacaacaacaacaagaggaggagggattgtttaaGTGGTCACACCACTCGAGGCAGTAGACGACGGCCGCtctaagtgcgaaggcattttgaaccctacatcacaccaaaaaaaaacttaaaaaaagaatcTTCTTCAgcttagtatttttatttttgtttaatgctCCCAAaggtattttttaagaaaaatctaaaattttccaaaaatatcaacttttaattttaacattaaaaatcaaaaaacaatggAGCAGTGAACAAAGGAAAGTGGGTATTTTCATGccttttgtatgtaaaatataattaaaaaaaaagaatgagaGAAAATCATGGAAATCCAATTAAAGtcattaacttttttaattgacaattaacataattttctgttttaatgAATTGCCCGACTACTTGTGTTTGTGTTAAGCCCACACACACAAAGACAGATATAAAAATATGTCACAGAATATCCATATGAgtttgcatgcatatgtatgtgtatgcatatctCCATCCATGCACCTCTACGTGTCTATGTAGTTGTGTTGATGCCTATGAGCTGTGActgcttttaaaaatgtaaacgaACGACAATTTCATATAATTAACTCGATAATAACAACTgcatatttaatgaattttcgtCAACAGCACAACAAAAGTCtgcgcatgcatgtgtgtgtgagtgtgccgCGTGTGTGAGTATTATATGAATGAAGGTATTTGTTAACGCAGAAACAGAATGTCATAAAATATGGTTTGTTGTTAGTGTTGTTTAAGTTAAGCACAACTCTTTAACTAAGTGGTAAAACATTGCTTATCTTTGCGTGAACCGTAGCGGTTCAATCTGGGTATTAATGAAATAAACCGTAATGCATTAAGCCATATTTGTCtgcaaaaaaaaggaataaaaaaaaaataaattataaaaaaattaaaaaaattaattgaaacgaaattaaaacttgttacgctttaattttaattcatgtattatattttattttaattttaatttttctcttacACAGCTGGCGCATTTTGGTTCAGTACTGGCCCTTCATCTCCCAGCCGCTGGCTTTGGCAGCGGTCTGCATTGGTTTGTGGATTATCGCTTTTGTGCTGCTGCCTGATTATGCACGGCCACATACAGCAATTATGCGCATATTCTTTCTATTTGTGGGTGCACAGTTGAGCGGCGTACTGGTGACCTTCATTTGCCTGCCGGATATGCTGGGTATGTTGTTCTTCGGTGTCTTGTACACGAATGTGGGGCTGGCCAATTTTGCGGGCTATGAGAAATTCGAGGCCTTCTTGAGGTGAGATTGCGTTTGCAACTATATTtgctacatatatatttatttgtatgtgtgcatgctgattttgacattttCAGGGAGATGGCGCTCATCAATATTATGTTGCTGGCTGGCCTTGGCCTCGATGCGAATGCCTTCAAGAAGCTGTGGCTTATGATTTTGCGCCTAACGCTGATACCAACCATTGCTGAGGTGGCAGTTATAGCACTTATTGCAAGATACACACTGGCTATGCCTTGGTTTTGGGGCATTTTATTGGGGTtagtaaaaaccattttttcctAGTAGATGTCAGCAAtttttataatagaaaaaaccaCCTGCGCAAAATGCGACCTAAgcggaaatattttaatatgttaAAGAAGTGATGCCtgtatatatattcatacatacactaACAAATACCCGGCTAGCGCTGTTTTGTCGCTTAGGCAAAACTCATGGGAAAGAGTAGTGagcaatgcaacaacaaatcaTCAGCCATAGAAATCAAAGCCCATAGATTTTTCATCATTGCTCTGTCTGCTGTTTTCCTGCTACTGGAGTTTGGTATTCATCAAATACATCAAATGCTTTTTCAatagcttgagaacttaaaattatagCACAAAACATAAATGTTGTTAAGCTGAGTTTTTTTCTAtcataatttgaatttattttaattattaaaaattcataacatacttttgaagtgaaactttttaggcgtcgatggacgagcgagaatggacagtaaaatttcaaggtcatgcaacgttttgggtattttcgttccgcgagagagaaaaatgaTACAACATAaaggaaaatgagagagagagagagagctatacctaaTATATATCTAAGATACACTTTAGGCCacttttcctgagtttttctttgtggttgctaatttctagtgagaaataacactgcctactttttggcgcttgtttgttggtgcaaacttgtaggaaatatatttttggtgcctactttttgacgttGTATTTCCTtgatgcctactgtttggggtgtTTTttggtcacaatttttttggcgttttttttttttttggttcccacgttttggcgcttatttccgtttccagGCTAGTGCTTGTGCTATCCATTCctgcgtcggatttattggtgtTGCCTTGTGGTAGTTTGTGCTGTTGCTctggtcctggaatcgctgcgcttgtgcgggtgataaacgctcggagtagtgcgcgttgttgccacagtTTACGGCCGgtctacaccggtcgacccttctccgttttttgcaaatttggtctatttgtattctctgcaaatgttgtgaatttatttagatatatattctttctctctctctctccctctctcattctctctcggatcTCACCCTCtctctttgtctgccttgaaagtatcacttctgttatgtgatttttttgattttccatttttcaacgaacgcgaaacgaaaactacgcaaccgatcaaaaaactttgtttactGATTAACAGCTGAAttaccaactatcaaataacggaatgtgttttacatttgtactacgtctatgagtgaaatccgcgattacttagttgccaacccaatacatttgaaagggattatctttaaaaaataaatttcatgaatgtttttacacaaaaataacaaagattGCCG harbors:
- the LOC128861014 gene encoding odorant receptor 94a-like; translation: MAPPSATGQVSMRAARTLMRLLQGMGLWPIGKPHSRDDSQHPRRRRSLAHYYGYLLHLPLTFTYNTLMWIEALTRWERADDILYISITELGMMALAVNFWRVEHAAWHFMHEISYGSSYALRNEEERECWRQQQWLFERIAICYIGGGVGVLLTAFGATLLVNGYNLPYDYWLPFEWHNAHNYWYAYGYELVAMSLTCISNVTMDMMLCYYLFHVALLYKLIGIRLMALQHLREPFAVAQLIAIIELHKKVKRLTSQCESLVSFPIMVQILLSALILCLSAYRLQNMQISENPGQFLAMLQFASVLTLQIFLPCYFANEITINSDALTTCIYSSNWEEFSPATRKQMNLFMELLKQPARIKAGNFFIVGLPIFTKTMNNAYSLLALLLNMSE